In Colletotrichum destructivum chromosome 8, complete sequence, the following proteins share a genomic window:
- a CDS encoding Putative peptidase S8/S53 domain, peptidase S8, subtilisin, His-active, which translates to MVRATAFLAAMLPAALAAPFSLGGSSTSDSGTFMGVPISNLNALDLIPNKYIVVYNSSFDDDAITSKMSSFAASIKKRNIGKRSLDGRSLSTSTRNFKMNNWRATVMEADDTMIMSVMNAEEVAYVEQDAKVKLSATVSQTNAPPGLVRMSHAAAGETGYVFDQTGGDGITAYIVDTGILTTHSEFQGRATFGANFVNNVDTDENGHGSHVAGTVAGQTFGVAKNANLVAVKVLDGDGAGSNSGVLDGMQFIIDDVAAKNLTGKAVMNMSLGGSASAAVNRAIQALNNAGVVPVVAAGNENQDAANTSPASAPNAITVGAIDARNDRKASFSNFGAAVDIFAPGVNILSVGISSNTATNTLSGTSMASPHVAGLAAYLMSLENLNTVKAVTDRMLSLAEASGASVQRNTAGTTNLIANNGQL; encoded by the exons ATGGTTCGCGCCACCGCTTTCCTCGCAGCCATGCTGCCcgctgccctcgccgcccccttCAGCCTCGGTGGCAGCTCGACCTCCGACTCTGGTACCTTCATGGGCGTCCCCATCTCAAACCTGAACGCCCTCGACCTGATCCCCAACAAGTACATCGTTGTCTACAACAGcagcttcgacgacgacgccatcaccTCCAAGATgtcctccttcgccgcctcaATCAAGAAGCGCAACATTGGCAAGCGTTCCCTCGACGGTCGTTCTCTGAGCACCTCAACCCGCAACTTCAAGATGAACAACTGGCGAGCCACCGTCATGGAGGCCGACGACACCATGATCATGAGCGTCATGAACGCTGAGGAGGTCGCCTACGTCGAGCAAGACGCCAAGGTCAAGCTGTCCGCCACCGTTTCCCAGACCAACGCGCCACCCGGCCTTGTTCGCATGTCTCACGCCGCTGCTGGTGAGACGGGCTACGTCTTCGACCAGactggcggcgacggcatcacCGCTTACATTGTCGACACGGGCATCTTGACCACTCACTCCGAGTTCCAGGGCCGCGCGACCTTTGGTGCCAACTTTGTCAACAACGTG GACACCGATGAGAATGGCCACGGCTCTCACGTCGCTGGCACTGTTGCGGGCCAGACCTTTGGTGTTGCCAAGAACGCCAACCTCGTTGCCGTcaaggtcctcgacggcgatggtgcTGGTTCTAATTCtggcgtcctcgatggcATGCAATTCA TCAttgacgacgtcgccgccaagaacctTACTGGCAAGGCCGTCATGAACATGTCTCTCGGAGGCTctgcctcggccgccgtcaaccGCGCCATCCAGGCCCTCAACAACGCCGGTgtcgtccccgtcgtcgccgccggtaACGAGAACCAGGATGCCGCCAAcacgtcgcccgcgtcggcACCCAacgccatcaccgtcggcgccatcgacgcccGTAACGACCGCaaggcctccttctccaacttcggcgctgccgtcgacatcttcgCCCCCGGTGTCAACATCCTCTCGGTCGGCATCTCCTCCAACACTGCCACCAACACCCTCTCCGGCACCTCGATGGCCTCTCcccacgtcgccggccttgccgcctaCTTGATGAGCCTCGAGAACCTCAACACTGTCAAGGCCGTCACCGACCGTATGCTGTCCCTCGCTGAGGCTTCTGGGGCCTCAGTCCAGCGCAACACGGCCGGTACCACCAACCTGATCGCCAACAACGGCCAGCTCTAG
- a CDS encoding Putative squalene/phytoene synthase, isoprenoid synthase domain superfamily → MGVIFYLLHPSQLRAIIQWKVWHDPVHRRDPSKEDPTLTACFEHLNKTSRSFSAVIQELNPELLVPVCLFYLVLRGLDTIEDDMTIDIKEKEPLLRQFDQYMEQDGWTFTKNGPNEKDRDLLVHFDDVITEMKKIKKPYYEIIKDITIKMGNGMADYAKNAAFNENGVATVKEYELYCHYVAGLVGDGLTRLFVEGNMANPKLLERPELTESMGQFLQKTNIIRDVHEDYLDKRRFWPKEIWGKHVDTWDDLFKPENQRKALDCSSEMVLNALKHAEECLFYMAGIKDQSVFNFVAIPQSMAIATLELVFRNPAIFSSHIKITKGDACQLMSDSTQNLFVVCDVFRKYTRRIHRKNDPRDPNFVQISVQCAKIEQFIDSLFPRQDPKKLGEAAKQKERGQPGMDPGEAFILGGMVLLTLFFVSALMIGTAWYFGARFDTLWKTDSVYWPGTQPGSAPIDHKEL, encoded by the exons ATGGGTGTCATCTTCTACCTCCTGCACCCGAGCCAGCTCCGCGCCATTATCCAATG GAAGGTCTGGCACGACCCCGTCCACCGTCGCGACCCTTCCAAGGAGGATCCCACCCTCACGGCATGCTTCGAACATCTCAACAAGACAAGCcgcagcttctcggccgtcatcCAGGAGCTCAACCCCGAGCTGCTGGTGCCCGTCTGCTTGTTCTACCTTGTCCTgcgcggcctcgacaccATCGAAGACGACATGACCATCGacatcaaggagaaggagccgCTGCTGCGCCAGTTCGACCAGTACATGGAGCAGGACGGCTGGACCTTCACCAAGAACGGCCCCAACGAGAAGGATCGCGACCTGCTGGTGCACTTTGACGACGTCATCaccgagatgaagaagatcaAGAAGCCATACTACGAAATCATTAaggacatcaccatcaagatGGGCAACGGTATGGCCGACTACGCAAAGAACGCCGCGTTCAACGAGAACGGCGTTGCCACCGTCAAGGAGTACGAATTGTACTGCCActacgtcgccggcctcgtcggcgacggcctgaCGCGCCTCTTCGTCGAGGGCAACATGGCCAATCCCAAGCTTCTGGAGCGCCCCGAGCTCACCGAGTCCATGGGCCAGTTCCTGCAAAAGACGAACATCATCCGCGACGTCCACGAGGACTACCTCGACAAGCGTCGCTTCTGGCCCAAAGAGATCTGGGGCAAGCACGTCGACACGTGGGACGATCTCTTCAAGCCCGAGAACCAGCGTAAGGCCCTCGACTGCAGCTCCGAGATGGTGCTCAACGCCCTCAAGCACGCCGAGGAGTGCCTTTTCTACATGGCCGGCATCAAGGACCAGAGCGTCTTCAACTTTGTCGCCATCCCCCAGAGCATGGCCATTGCCACTCTTGAGctcgtcttccgcaacccGGCCATCTTCAGCAGCCACATCAAGATCACAAAGGGCGATGCCTGCCAGCTCATGTCGGACTCAACACAGAACCTGTTTGTCGTGTGCGATGTCTTCCGGAAATACACCCGCCGGATACACAGGAAGAACGACCCCCGCGACCCCAACTTTGTGCAGATCAGTGTGCAGTGCGCCAAG ATTGAGCAGTTCATCGACTCGTTGTTCCCGCGACAGGACCCTAAGAAGCTCGGAGAAGCGGCGAAACAGAAAGAGCGGGGCCAGCCGGGCATGGACCCAGGCGAAGCCTTCATATTGGGCGGCATGGTCCTGCTGACCCTCTTTTTCGTCTCTGCTCTTATG ATCGGAACGGCTTGGTACTTTGGCGCCCGCTTCGACACGCTTTGGAAGACGGACAGCGTCTACTGGCCCGGCACGCAGCCCGGCTCGGCGCCGATTGACCACAAGGAGTTGTAG